A genomic window from Plasmodium reichenowi strain SY57 chromosome 6, whole genome shotgun sequence includes:
- a CDS encoding oxidoreductase, short-chain dehydrogenase family, putative, translated as PLYNVYVYLFLNNYRHHLTVHHKIYEYLTNGIIITTFYFMLRKKNVGGTVKDVLKNKNKLRGKVVIITGGYKGIGLAAVIEYVKYGCEIILACRCIKRMEELRKDLLSKYPDAKINTVQLDLSSYESIEKCANNILRKFPKIDIIVNNAGTLNQTLEYINGLEHTFFVNYFGHFYLINLLYKRILACDTLVINMSSIAHAMLNEKDVKYDFIFESKSKTDTNSNLLYRREYNFSKLCMLYYTQQLQIRLEKETTKACTVSINPGLVKTDLFRNEQCWFRSLCKNVLFVKTPLQGAQSILYVSLLNRDQLAKGSYYSDCKTDYVRSYAKDLKKSEELWAISEKILRDR; from the exons TTCCTCTTtataatgtatatgtatatttatttttaaacaaCTATAGACATCATTTAACTGTTCATcacaaaatatatgaatacCTAACAAATggaattattataactacgttttattttatgctaagaaaaaaaaatgttgGAGGAACAGTAAAAgatgttttaaaaaataaaaacaagTTAAGAGGAAAAgttgtaataataacag GGGGATATAAAGGAATTGGTCTTGCTGCAGTTATAGAATATGTGAAATATGGGTGTGAAATTATTCTAGCCTGTAGATGTATAAAACGTATGGAAGAACTTCGTAAGGATCTATTATCTAAATATCCAGA TGCTAAAATAAATACTGTTCAATTAGATTTATCAAGTTATGAAAGCATAGAAAAATGTGCAAATAACATATTAAGAAAATTTCCCAAAATTGATATTATAGTAAATAATGCag GAACCTTAAATCAAACAttagaatatattaatggTTTGGAACATACATTTTTTGTTAACTATTTTGGTCacttttatttaattaacttattgtataaaagaattttaGCTTGTGACACTTTAGTTATTAACATGAGTAGCATAGCACATGCTATGCTGAATGAGAAG GATGTGAAAtatgattttatttttgagAGCAAATCAAAAACAGATACCAATtctaatttattatatagacgcgaatataatttttctaaaCTATGTATGCTTTATTACACCCAGCAGTTGCAAATCAG attgGAGAAGGAAACAACGAAAGCATGTACAGTGTCCATCAATCCTGGATTAGTAAAAACAGATTTATTTCGAAATGAACAATGTTGGTTTAGGTCTTTATGTAAAAATGTACTTTTTGTAAAAACGCCCTTACAAGGTGCACAAAGTATATT ATATGTGAGTTTGCTAAATCGTGACCAGCTAGCTAAAGGGTCGTATTATTCTGATTGCAAAACAGACTATGTTCGATCTTATGCAAAAGATCTGAAAAAATCTGAg GAACTGTGGGCTATTTCTGAGAAAATTTTAAGGGACAGGTGA
- a CDS encoding hypothetical protein (conserved Plasmodium protein, unknown function): MILSIKKNNDSNTSVPQEELKTDVIHASYIFDDKSNILINDDMGLAGVEKSEEEKCNNNNSDDNNNNNNNSDDNNNNNNNNSDDNNNNNNRDDNNNNNNNFINNEQRDNINEMKRRHEKKKKLKKSKNKKDKNNEKKNKKRNNSPYYINSNSSSKSNIKLDSYDICVNKNSSNNYSDNEMSQGNKELYNNYKECNNKIEYEKIIKKLKEELEENQIDKKGILKKYEEEKKNVVVLHDQLDKLQLLFDNNQKKENIWNIEKENYLEDVESLRTNIEELDIRIEKKNNEIESLKRENEHILLKVDNLEKNKKEMKNEYNDIYESLQNMKKENMKKNNTIDKLKNDLDEKKKIEEEYNKDKLLIEKNTEILIEERNYINEELIKTQKLLESQINKNKELENKKTNLLDKIDLLEKKQKDLMKKNNENEQKMDDLNKKFKLLTNENKIKENEILHNNNLINNLNNNNTKMKIKLDQEFYKMKMLEKEKKSLSIHVKSLTYEIQTILNLTQETQNKFEQQKRDINDLIIEKEQTKKLVEKIDDLIKKNTEIAKKDKIVQNNLEKDIKKGIEDKNKLNEEIQLLNKEREKLLQELTQTNNKFINSSSELLTRDNKINTYIKIVNSLKNDLSKEKAITENIKNEKINTNKNLIETKEKLNIVEEKFKTQCNEFELLKNEKKNLENQINQLNDEKKQLINQNDKYREQIDKYKNQQENIKTQQTSNKKNIIQLENEINELNMKIKNIDKNYNLIKKEKDNLNQEINDKSEEINILKEKLKLLQTSHDTLIIQHQNELKQIKNLNKQIEELKNTNQLTNISKQLLNNNKQEINNLKKSLIDEQNKVKTLTEEMENPINIHRWRNLEGNDPTSFDLIQKLKIVQKKLIEKTEETVKKNILIDVKTKECEQLQKELNHKAKNTNIQDINNIKQKLREKETLIKSLTAEISMYQDEHQPAKSKKKNK; encoded by the coding sequence ATGATTTTGtcaattaaaaaaaataatgatagtAACACATCTGTTCCTCAGGAGGAATTAAAAACTGATGTAATACATGCATCATATATATTCGATGATAAGAGTAATATTTTGATTAATGACGACATGGGTTTAGCAGGTGTGGAAAAAAgtgaagaagaaaaatgtaataacaataatagtgatgataataataataataataataatagtgatgataataataataataataataataatagtgatgataataataataataataatagagatgataataataataataataataattttattaataatgaacaaagagataatattaatgaaatgaaaagaagacatgaaaagaaaaagaaattaaaaaaatcaaaaaataaaaaagataaaaataatgaaaagaagaataaaaaaagaaataatagtccatattatataaatagtaATAGTAGTAGTAAAAGTAACATTAAATTGGATAGTTATGATATATGTGTAAATAAGaatagtagtaataattattcagATAATGAAATGTCGCAAGGAAATAAAGagttatataataattataaggaatgtaataataaaatagaatatgaaaaaattataaaaaaattaaaagaggaattagaagaaaatcaaatagataaaaaaggtatattaaaaaaatatgaagaagaaaaaaaaaacgtTGTTGTATTACATGACCAATTAGATAAGTTACAATTACTATTTGataataatcaaaaaaaagaaaatatcTGGAATATTGAAAAAGAGAATTATTTAGAAGATGTCGAAAGTCTTCGTACAAATATTGAAGAATTAGATATAAgaattgaaaaaaaaaataatgaaattgAAAGTTTAAAAAGAGAAAATGAgcatatattattaaaagtagataatttagaaaaaaataaaaaagaaatgaaaaatgaatataatgatatttatgaaagtttacaaaatatgaaaaaagagaatatgaaaaaaaataatactatagataaattaaaaaatgatttagatgaaaaaaaaaaaatagaagaagaatataataaagataaattattaatagaaaagaatacagaaatattaattgaagaaagaaattatattaatgaaGAATTAATTAAGACACAAAAACTTTTAGAATctcaaataaataaaaataaagaattagaaaataaaaagacaaatttattagataaaatagatttattagaaaaaaaacaaaaagatctaatgaaaaaaaataatgaaaatgaacaaaaaatggatgatttaaataaaaaatttaaattattaactaatgaaaataaaataaaagaaaatgaaattttacataataataatcttATTAATAacttaaataataataatacaaaaatgaaaattaaattagatcaagaattttataaaatgaaaatgctagaaaaagaaaaaaaatcattGAGTATACATGTCAAATCATTAACATACGAAATACAAACAATACTTAACCTTACACAAGAAAcacaaaataaatttgAACAACAAAAAAGAGATATCAATGATTTAATTATCGAAAAGGAACAAACCAAAAAATTAGTTGAAAAAATTGATGatcttataaaaaaaaatacagaAATAGCAAAAAAAGACAAAATTGTACAGAACAATTTAGAAAAggatattaaaaaaggaatagaagataaaaataaattaaatgaagaaatacaattattaaataaagaaagagaaaaattattacaaGAATTAACtcaaacaaataataaatttattaatagtAGTAGTGAATTATTAACTAgagataataaaattaatacatatataaaaattgtcaactctttaaaaaatgatttatcTAAAGAAAAGGCTATAACggaaaatattaaaaatgaaaaaattaatacaaataaaaatttaatagaaactaaagaaaaattaaatattgttgaagaaaaatttaaaacACAATGCAATGAATTTGAACTCTTAAAgaatgaaaagaaaaatttagAAAATCAAATTAATCaattaaatgatgaaaaaaaacaattaataaatcaaaatgataaatatagaGAACAAattgataaatataaaaatcaacaagaaaatataaaaacacAACAAACcagtaataaaaaaaatattatacaacttgaaaatgaaatcaatgaattaaatatgaaaattaaaaatatagataaaaattataaccttattaaaaaagaaaaagataatttAAATCAAGAAATTAACGATAAATCAGaagaaattaatatattaaaagaaaagttaaaattattacaaaCCTCACATGATACTCTAATTATACAACATcaaaatgaattaaaacaaatcaaaaatttaaataaacaaattgaagaattaaaaaatacaaatcagttaacaaatatatcaaaacaattattaaataacaataaaCAAGAAATCAATAATCTTAAAAAAAGTCTAATCgatgaacaaaataaagTTAAAACATTAACAGAAGAAATGGAAAATCCAATCAACATACATAGGTGGAGAAATCTAGAAGGCAATGATCCTACGTCTTTTGAtttaatacaaaaattaaaaattgttcaaaaaaaattaatagaAAAAACAGAAGAAACTGTCAAGAAAAACATACTTATAGATgtaaaaacaaaagaatGTGAACAATTACAGAAGGAATTAAATCATAAAGCcaaaaatacaaatattcaggatattaataatattaagcAAAAATTGAGAGAAAAGGAAACACTCATTAAATCATTAACGGCTGAAATATCAATGTACCAGGACGAACATCAACCGGCAAAATCCaagaaaaagaacaaaTGA
- a CDS encoding Sec14 domain containing protein encodes MELSKGKVIIEKDINEHTIDDEVFMFEPDIDDVYDKNTNLRFIFHNTFITSEEEIAISEFRKYCKSRCLKINKIYFENECLRYLYSAQFDFSKAMELIKSNYEFRLSSILPIKEKDVIFYINKGVMYWHGRDKKCRPILIINLLKVELLSIDDLSNLFFFCFEFFLKYLCIPGKIENYISIIDCSGISISKFPMTTFMKLLEIMNSKYRCRLFRMYILEAPKILKTFGKSFLNFAPTYMTKKLKILDNNYADYLREEILSTQLEKKYGGIQDDKINNFYPFHFYPSCYISQQQKRKTQDNKAVIEKKINIFNNDHIYNIFLSGYSMHVILVPKDQRIIDNHRYSDILINDSNSANLERSACIEGDTSDNHKEDADIVKQNVHEDMVKSMSIDSLKQISSDNLKQISSDNLKQISSDNLKHIGSDNLKHIGSDNLKHTVSDNLKHINSYNFKHISSDHHNNYYHKRKKKKKKKHIILNEEELLLQQQFVNYMKNEEYDIENVHILKNNKFINFKNKYVVHIDSIHKWIFKIKNLFLSNITINYITKRFPFLKNVILVKSNFKCINEYIKYLKENVPPQISTSHQIVSTNNEYNEEDNHKNKSNIIIKNNMNEKEAEIKKERLYNNPSTDKIINKFENIQRLSSCKYVDDMKEEYNNNIKIGHHKHDPNIILKTEKGVNIKKKKKKIEIMENKNKNKNKNKISHDNTSKEYNYPEVNIYNNCESIFDEYIKTSSMDKNKKKGFKEENNDNNNNNTNIDNNDNNIDNNDNNVDNNIENNDNNNMIMVMKKKNGEPENPCGDKANLKKKGIENVKQKHKEVEISEEQGKLKQSSETKGRLKQPHKIKVTDRLFKEREDMEKNEKREYIEKKILSKVTMNFSPCDKETQSKKNKKKKKKEINDVNFISMRKDELSNILSKEYVEKSNINCDNMTCESNTICDNSKSENYIPLDNKTNNNKKSAISIKSIFPKRFDHALSKYKKYSTTSISTRLSRSSYNKFVSDDKNEENNFDNIVINDSYQNKVSFFSQVSLSTGNITNTVDLDTNKNEKKNDVNFKSTIVDNSNKPVNPEVPEKKSRKKLSKIKIIGLQFFNKQSSRR; translated from the coding sequence aTGGAACTTTCAAAAGGAAAAGTTATTATtgaaaaagatataaatgaaCACACCATAGATGACGAAGTGTTTATGTTTGAACCTGACATTGATGATGTGTATGATAAGAATACGAATTTACGgtttatatttcataatacatttataacATCAGAAGAAGAAATAGCTATAAGTGaatttagaaaatattGTAAGAGTAGATGcttaaaaattaataaaatatatttcgAAAATGAATGCTTAcgttatttatattcagCACAATTTGATTTTTCTAAAGCCATggaattaataaaaagtaaTTATGAATTTCGGTTATCATCTATTTTACcaataaaagaaaaagatgtgatattttatataaataaaggAGTTATGTATTGGCATGGGAGAGATAAAAAATGTAGGCcaatattaattattaatttattaaaagttGAATTATTAAGTATTGATGATTTAtctaatttattttttttctgttttgaattttttttaaaatatttatgtatcCCAGGAAAAATAGAAAACTATATATCAATAATTGATTGTTCTGGTATATCTATATCAAAATTCCCTATGACAACATTTATGAAATTGTTAGAAATTATGAATTCTAAATATAGATGTAGATTATTTAGAATGTATATTCTTGAGGCACctaaaattttaaaaacatttGGAAAATCATTTCTAAATTTTGCACCTACCTATATGAcgaaaaaattaaaaatattagatAACAATTATGCAGATTATTTAAGAgaagaaatattatcaactcaattagaaaaaaaatatggagGAATTCAGGACgataaaattaataatttttatccTTTCCACTTTTATCCAAGTTGTTATATATCACAACAACAAAAAAGGAAAACTCAAGATAATAAAGCAGTTatcgaaaaaaaaataaatatttttaataatgatcatatttataatatatttctatcTGGTTATTCTATGCATGTAATATTAGTGCCGAAGGATCAAAGGATAATTGATAATCATCGGTATAGTGATATTCTAATAAATGATTCAAATTCTGCAAATTTGGAAAGGAGCGCATGTATAGAAGGAGATACTAGTGATAACCATAAGGAAGATGCAGATATTGTCAAGCAAAATGTACACGAGGATATGGTAAAAAGTATGAGTATTGACAGCTTAAAACAAATTAGTAGTGATAACTTAAAACAAATTAGTAGTGATAACTTAAAACAAATTAGTAGTGATAACCTAAAACATATTGGCAGCGATAACCTAAAACATATTGGCAGCGATAACCTAAAACATACTGTTAGCGATAACTTAAAACATATTAACAGCTATAACTTCAAACATATTAGTAGCGATCACCATAATAACTATTATCATAAgaggaaaaagaaaaagaaaaaaaaacatatcattttaaatgaagaggaattattattacaacaGCAATTTGtgaattatatgaaaaatgaagaatatGATATTGAAAATGTTcatattttgaaaaataataaatttataaattttaaaaataaatatgttgTACATATTGATAGTATACATAAATGgatttttaaaataaaaaatttatttttatcaaatataacaattaattatattacGAAACGATTCccatttttaaaaaatgttatacTTGTCAAATCGAattttaaatgtataaatgagtatataaaatatttgaaaGAAAATGTACCACCTCAAATTAGTACTTCTCATCAGATTGTTTCTacaaataatgaatataatgaaGAGGATAAtcacaaaaataaaagtaatataataataaaaaataatatgaatgaaaaGGAAGCAGAAATCAAAAAGGAAAGgttatataataatccTTCTACagataaaataataaataaatttgaAAATATTCAACGCTTAAGTAGTTGTAAATATGTAGATGATATGAAggaagaatataataataatataaaaataggGCATCATAAACATGATCCAAATATCATATTAAAAACAGAAAAAGgtgtaaatataaaaaaaaaaaaaaaaaaaattgaaataatggaaaataaaaataaaaataagaacaaaaataaaatatcacATGATAATACTtcaaaagaatataattatccagaggtcaatatatataataactGTGAATCTATTTttgatgaatatataaaaacttCATCGATGgacaaaaataaaaaaaaaggttttaaagaggaaaataatgacaataataataataacaccaatattgataataatgataataatatcgataataatgataataatgtcgataataatattgaaaataatgataataataatatgataatggtgatgaagaaaaagaacGGTGAACCTGAGAATCCTTGTGGTGATAAAGcaaatttaaaaaaaaaaggaatagAAAATGTTAAACAAAAACATAAAGAGGTGGAAATTAGTGAAGAACAAGGGAAATTAAAACAAAGCAGTGAAACAAAAGGACGTTTAAAACAACCACATAAAATTAAGGTAACAGATAgattatttaaagaaagagaagatatggaaaaaaatgagaaaagagaatatatagaaaaaaaaattttaagtAAAGTAACTATGAATTTCTCCCCATGTGATAAGGAGACACAGAGTAAAAAGaataagaaaaagaaaaaaaaagaaataaatgatgtaaattttatttctatgCGTAAAGATGAATTGAGCAATATATTATCCAAAGAATATGTGgaaaaaagtaatattaATTGTGATAATATGACATGTGAAAGTAATACAATTTGTGATAATTCAAAAAgtgaaaattatataccTTTAGATAATAAgacaaataataataaaaaaagtgCTATTAGTATAAAATCCATATTTCCAAAAAGATTTGATCATGCGctttcaaaatataaaaaatattctacAACATCTATAAGTACTAGATTATCTAGGagttcatataataaattcgTTTCagatgataaaaatgaagaaaacaattttgataatattgttataaatGATTCATATCAAAATAAGGTCAGTTTCTTTAGTCAAGTTTCTTTATCAACAGGAAATATAACTAATACTGTTGATTTGgatacaaataaaaatgaaaaaaaaaacgatGTGAATTTCAAGTCTACAATTGTCGATAATTCCAATAAACCTGTAAATCCAGAGGTGcctgaaaaaaaaagtagaAAAAAGTTGagtaaaattaaaattatcggtcttcaattttttaataaacaATCGTCAAGGAGATAA
- a CDS encoding hypothetical protein (conserved Plasmodium protein, unknown function), with protein MLKYIFLGIGGSVSGWMFRDVIVQLAKNINSENALLINKFVCSKDDFYTSIFSDLKYCFDSLELKPGFNNYNIYLKEDDYFLETLYMEKWTSVHNMNEYINSDENKKKLYDLKNKNIFFSPTLFVLLKKYSGSSTPEYLKVFQDG; from the coding sequence AtgttaaaatatatcttcCTCGGTATTGGAGGATCAGTAAGTGGATGGATGTTTAGAGATGTAATTGTACAGCTAgctaaaaatataaatagtgAAAATGCATtgttaataaataaatttgttTGTAGTAAAGATGATTTTTATACTAGTATATTCAGTGATTTGAAATATTGTTTTGATTCATTAGAATTGAAACCAggttttaataattataatatttatttaaaagaagatgattattttttagaAACATTATATATGGAAAAATGGACTAGTGTTcataatatgaatgaatatataaatagtgatgaaaataaaaagaaattatatgatctgaagaataaaaatatatttttttctccaACCTTATTTGTattgttaaaaaaatatagtgGGTCTTCTACACCAGAATATTTGAAGGTATTTCAAGATGgataa
- a CDS encoding 3-oxoacyl-acyl-carrier protein synthase I/II produces MRKYIIKIYYFLFFYVLQVNSKRYTFIKRGIPGISKNYFKGFKLYNSREMKNLCETSRVVCTGVGVVTGLGIGIEHFWKNIINGYTSIDKITKFDITGMSCGIGSEIKKSDFNASDYYTNKKDVNRNDDCTHYAVAATRLALDDAKLNLEKLDKDKTGTIIGSGIGGLSFLEKEMRTMYEKGHKRITPYLIPAMIANTPSGYVSIENNIRGISLGMLSACATSGNTIGEAYRYIKYKEYDVMICGGTEASITPISFAGFNSLKALCTGYNDNPKKGCRPFDLKRSGFVMGEGSGILILESYEHAIKRNAPIYGEIISYSSECDAYHITAPEPNGKGLTNSIHKALKNANININDVKYINAHGTSTNLNDKIETKVFKNVFKDHAYKLYISSTKSMTGHCIGAAGAIESIVCLKTMQTNIIPPTINYEYKDPDCDLNYTPNKYIHAKENIDISLNTNLGFGGHNTALLFKKIVK; encoded by the exons atgagaaaatacattataaaaatatattatttcctGTTCTTTTATGTACTACAA GTTAACAGTAAAAGGTATACCTTCATTAAAAGGGGTATACCTGGAATATCCaagaattattttaaagGTTTCAAGTTGTACAATTCGAGAGAAATGAAAAATCTTTGTGAA aCTTCTAGAGTGGTGTGCACTGGTGTAGGTGTAGTAACTGGATTAGGGATTGGCATAGAACATTTTtggaaaaatattataaatggATATACATCAATAGataaaattacaaaatttGATATAACCGGTATGTCATGTGGTATTGGTAGTGAAATAAAGAAAAGCGATTTTAATGCTAGTGATTATTacacaaataaaaaagatgtTAATCGTAATGATGATTGTACTCATTATGCAGTCGCAGCCACACGTTTAGCTTTAGACGATGCAAAACTAAATTTGGAAAAATTAGACAAAGATAAAACAGGTACTATCATAGGTAGTGGCATAGGTGGACTAAGTTTTttagaaaaagaaatgagAACAATGTATGAAAAAGGACATAAAAGGATAACACCATATTTAATACCTGCAATGATAGCAAATACTCCATCTGGATATGTATCTATCGAAAACAATATTAGAGGGATCTCTCTTGGTATGTTAAGTGCATGTGCTACGTCTGGTAACACAATAGGTGAAGCttatagatatataaaatataaagagTATGATGTTATGATATGTGGTGGAACTGAAGCTAGTATAACTCCTATAAGTTTTGCTGGATTCAATTCATTAAAGGCTTTATGTACAGGATATAATGATAATCCAAAAAAAGGTTGTAGACCCTTCGATTTAAAAAGAAGTGGTTTCGTTATGGGAGAAGGTTCAGGCATCTTAATTTTAGAATCATACGAACATGCAATAAAAAGGAATGCGCCAATATATGGAGaaattatttcatattcTTCAGAATGTGATGCATACCATATTACGGCACCAGAACCTAATGGGAAAGGTTTAACAAATTCTATTCATAAAGCATTAAAGAATGcaaatataaacataaatgacgttaaatatattaatgcACATGGTACTTCAACaaatttaaatgataaaatagaaaccaaggtttttaaaaatgttttcAAAGATCATGCatacaaattatatatatcatcaaCTAAAAGTATGACAGGACATTGTATAGGTGCTGCTGGAGCTATAGAATCTATTGTATGTCTTAAAACTATGcaaacaaatattataccACCTACTAttaattatgaatataagGACCCAGATTGTGATTTAAATTATACACctaataaatatattcatgcaaaggaaaatattgatatatCTCTCAATACAAATTTGGGATTTGGAGGGCATAACACAGCATTActattcaaaaaaattgtaaagTGA
- a CDS encoding hypothetical protein (conserved Plasmodium protein, unknown function), protein MKKIKLNITRDDNNLENNIYYVCEKNILISNLTLTINYDENNIQDEQIIDENEFINQSSNNIDNNEVTEDNYKSDINNNKNKILNIKISYNDESLNNLYMNNIIYNLYDYIFENKINNLNINKNHKWNIFINIYVYEYTPYIYDHICNVINVHLSILLFPLCFYDFDSRWYRCIENFEELYKHLLCTNNKNGLNETLTQQRNKYNNNNNNNNNNDDDDVQMNKCTNHSICNNDKVKTDDIYLLDKYEQNKNIIINQIENTNFDLFIQIKNNELVGFFKRLLINFIPIINTVNIEGQFIYLIKYIDYKHFFLNTRQNAHTNEYQNINNIHTFLNFKQYTSFQNVTQNDYNNDLDNNNNNNTHSEYNTNSINMNENYYILFNAATISFDEQNILTNSKDIIQFYYNFILNYAMNYYLNNYLK, encoded by the coding sequence atgaaaaagataaagTTGAATATTACAAGGGACGATAATAATTTAgagaataatatttattatgtttgtgaaaaaaatatattaatttcaAATTTAACCTTAACAATtaattatgatgaaaataatatacaagATGAACAAATAATAGATGAAAATGAATTCATAAATCAAAGttctaataatatagataataatgaagTGACTGaagataattataaaagtgacataaataataataaaaataaaattctgaatataaaaataagttataatgatgaatcgttaaataatttatatatgaataatataatttataatttgtatgattatatatttgaaaataaaattaataatctaaatataaataaaaatcacaaatggaatatatttataaatatatatgtatatgaatatacaccatatatatatgatcaTATTTGTAATGTTATAAATGTACATTTATCCATATTGTTGTTTCCATTATGTTTTTATGATTTCGATTCAAGATGGTATAGATGTATAGAAAATTTtgaagaattatataaacatctattatgtacaaataacaaaaatggATTAAACGAAACATTAACACAACAAcgtaataaatataataataataataataataataataataatgatgatgatgatgtACAAATGAATAAGTGTACAAATCATAGTATAtgtaataatgataaagTAAAAACAGATGATATATACCTATTAGATAAATATGAgcaaaataaaaatatcattattaatcAAATTGAAAATACCAATTTcgatttatttattcaaataaaaaataatgaattaGTTGGCTTCTTTAAAAGACTActaattaattttattccAATTATTAATACAGTTAATATAGAGGGGcaatttatttatcttatcaaatatatagattATAAGCActtctttttaaatactAGACAAAACGCTCATACCAATGAATATCagaatattaataatattcatacatttttaaaCTTTAAACAGTATACATCATTTCAAAATGTAACGcaaaatgattataataatgatttggataataataataataataatacacatagtgaatataatacaaatagcattaatatgaatgaaaattattatatcctTTTTAATGCTGCAACGATTAGTTTTGATGAGCAGAATATTTTGACAAATTCTAAAGACATCATTCAATTTTATTACAActttatattaaattatgcaatgaattattatttaaataattatttaaaataa